The proteins below are encoded in one region of Alkalihalobacillus sp. TS-13:
- a CDS encoding SDR family NAD(P)-dependent oxidoreductase, translating into MISVLPNFRLDEKVAVITGAGRGIGKAIAIGYAEAGADVVLLSRTEQDLQATAESIRSIGREAYVYPTDLTNINEVNDTVEKVMDEVGKVDILVNNAGMNIRTPALEVTEDEWQTIMDTNLRSAFQLSQKFAHHMKNNGTGRIINISSVAGTTALRTGVVYAASKAAMIQMTKNLALEWGEHGIQVNSIGPWYFKTPLTEKLLQDEEYLNSILSRTPLKRVGELPELVGPAVFLASDAASYVTGQTLFVDGGMTIYGF; encoded by the coding sequence ATGATAAGTGTATTACCGAATTTTCGATTAGATGAAAAGGTTGCAGTTATAACGGGTGCTGGAAGGGGAATAGGAAAAGCGATAGCGATCGGGTATGCAGAGGCAGGAGCTGATGTGGTGCTGCTTTCCAGGACAGAACAGGATCTTCAAGCTACTGCTGAATCGATCCGTTCAATAGGACGGGAAGCATATGTGTATCCTACAGATTTGACGAACATAAATGAAGTAAATGATACAGTTGAAAAAGTGATGGATGAAGTCGGGAAGGTTGATATCCTCGTTAATAATGCGGGAATGAACATTCGTACTCCAGCCTTAGAGGTAACTGAAGATGAATGGCAGACGATCATGGATACAAATTTGCGTTCAGCATTCCAACTTTCACAAAAGTTTGCCCATCATATGAAAAATAACGGCACTGGAAGAATCATCAACATTTCTTCTGTTGCAGGAACGACCGCACTTCGCACAGGGGTAGTCTATGCTGCATCGAAAGCGGCGATGATACAAATGACGAAAAACCTTGCATTGGAATGGGGAGAGCACGGCATACAGGTCAACTCGATCGGCCCCTGGTATTTCAAAACCCCACTGACTGAAAAGCTTCTCCAGGACGAGGAATACTTAAACAGCATTTTGTCCCGCACGCCATTGAAGCGTGTCGGTGAGCTGCCGGAATTGGTTGGGCCAGCAGTATTTTTGGCTTCAGACGCAGCCTCATATGTAACAGGACAAACCCTATTTGTTGATGGGGGAATGACGATTTACGGATTTTGA
- the cphA gene encoding cyanophycin synthetase: MKINKVKFLSGPNYYSYKPTIWFELDIEELEDMPSNKIPGFTDTLLEVMPTLNTHTCSRGYEGGFVERLRGGTWMGHILEHIAIELQSLAGIGVKRGKTITSEREGIYYVTYRYEEKESGYYAFEAAMEIVTHILEGQPVSIDPYVKKIEQLYYAHKMGPSTEAIFKAAYERKIPVEQLANDSILRLGTGRKQKRMEATMSSQASFLAVEYACDKVMTKSLLEDVCIPVPEGSVITSEAELLQEAKNLVYPLVLKPIDGHQGKGVLTNIRTEEELLAAYNHHKDTDKVILERYYTGDDYRFTVVDGQLIAASLRLPPYVVGNGNDSIRTLIDKENENPLRGDGHEKPMTKIPINESVENYLRQAQLNLDSILDKGRIVNVLGNANLSTGGLAIDVTDKVHRSYKEIAETSARAIGLDIAGVDMIIQDITAEYRPGCAAVLEVNAAPGIRMHHYPSSGTPRDVGGAIVDYLFKNREEAAIPTVAVTGTNGKTTTVRLISHFLQQKGKTIGMAHSDGVYIGKRCIDKGDCSGPVSARKVLHHPEVDAAVLETARGGMLREGTAFRFCDVGIVTNVSEDHLGLDGIETIEELQKLKRLIPEVVHPDGYCILNADDKAVAEMKDYTQGAVVFISLDENNAYLRKHRENNQECWYVQGDWIVHEKEGKSERFMKYAEIPITFNGYAKHNISNLLQALASAHLLGVSQEMLRKKALTFFPDFLQSPGRFNKIDQDGRTIIVDYAHNTAGLKAIYNTLKAIPCERLITAVSAPGDRLNEDIRNMAEIIGYETDIVVIKEDGNLRGRKPKEVAAILDEVLAKRLPSSRRIIELNEIQAFQKAWETSKPGDLLLFLYDSFSSVESYFKEHKRKRPEFADRYRKTSSL, encoded by the coding sequence ATGAAAATCAATAAAGTGAAATTTCTTTCTGGGCCAAACTATTATAGTTATAAACCGACCATTTGGTTTGAGTTGGATATTGAAGAACTTGAAGACATGCCATCCAATAAAATTCCTGGATTCACTGATACGCTATTGGAAGTCATGCCTACATTGAATACACATACATGCTCCCGAGGCTATGAAGGCGGGTTTGTCGAACGTTTACGTGGAGGAACCTGGATGGGGCATATTCTTGAGCATATAGCAATCGAGCTGCAATCGCTTGCTGGTATTGGAGTGAAAAGAGGAAAAACGATCACGAGTGAACGGGAAGGCATTTACTATGTGACGTACCGTTACGAGGAAAAAGAGTCGGGATATTATGCTTTCGAAGCGGCTATGGAAATCGTCACTCATATTCTTGAAGGACAACCTGTTTCTATCGACCCCTATGTGAAAAAAATCGAGCAGCTTTATTATGCTCATAAGATGGGTCCGAGTACAGAGGCTATCTTTAAAGCTGCCTACGAGCGGAAAATTCCGGTCGAACAACTCGCAAATGATAGTATTCTGAGACTTGGGACTGGTCGGAAGCAAAAACGGATGGAAGCGACCATGTCCAGCCAAGCTTCCTTTCTGGCAGTTGAGTACGCTTGTGATAAAGTGATGACGAAATCGCTCCTTGAAGACGTTTGTATTCCTGTTCCAGAAGGCAGCGTCATCACATCAGAGGCGGAATTGCTTCAGGAAGCAAAAAACCTCGTATACCCGCTCGTCCTCAAACCGATCGATGGCCATCAAGGGAAGGGGGTTTTGACGAATATACGTACAGAAGAAGAGTTGCTTGCTGCTTATAACCATCATAAAGATACTGATAAAGTGATCCTTGAGCGCTATTATACAGGGGACGATTATCGTTTTACAGTTGTTGATGGTCAACTTATCGCAGCAAGTTTACGCCTTCCCCCGTATGTCGTTGGTAATGGAAACGATTCAATAAGAACTTTGATTGACAAAGAAAATGAAAATCCATTACGAGGGGATGGACATGAAAAACCGATGACGAAAATCCCGATCAATGAGTCTGTTGAAAATTATCTTCGCCAGGCACAATTGAATCTTGATTCGATTCTCGACAAGGGACGAATCGTTAATGTTTTAGGAAATGCCAACCTATCGACAGGTGGCCTGGCAATTGATGTAACCGATAAAGTACATCGGTCTTACAAGGAGATTGCAGAAACCTCCGCACGTGCGATCGGATTGGATATTGCAGGGGTCGATATGATCATCCAGGATATAACAGCCGAGTATAGGCCGGGATGTGCCGCAGTTCTCGAGGTGAACGCAGCGCCTGGGATCCGGATGCATCATTATCCGAGTTCAGGGACTCCCAGGGATGTTGGCGGAGCGATTGTCGATTACCTATTTAAAAATAGAGAGGAAGCAGCCATCCCTACCGTTGCTGTAACTGGCACAAATGGGAAAACGACCACAGTAAGGCTGATTTCACACTTTCTACAGCAAAAAGGAAAGACGATTGGAATGGCACATTCGGACGGCGTCTATATTGGCAAACGTTGTATCGATAAAGGAGATTGCAGCGGTCCAGTCAGTGCCCGAAAAGTTCTTCATCACCCTGAAGTCGATGCGGCTGTTCTTGAAACCGCTCGAGGCGGTATGCTTCGTGAAGGGACAGCCTTCCGCTTTTGCGATGTTGGAATTGTCACGAATGTTTCAGAAGACCACTTAGGATTGGATGGAATCGAGACGATCGAAGAGCTCCAAAAGCTGAAACGATTGATTCCAGAAGTTGTCCATCCGGATGGTTATTGCATTTTGAACGCTGACGATAAAGCGGTGGCAGAAATGAAGGATTATACCCAGGGTGCTGTCGTCTTTATTTCTTTGGATGAAAATAATGCTTATTTACGTAAACACCGGGAAAACAATCAGGAATGCTGGTATGTCCAGGGCGACTGGATCGTCCATGAGAAAGAGGGTAAGTCGGAGCGTTTTATGAAGTATGCTGAGATCCCAATTACTTTCAATGGGTACGCCAAGCATAATATAAGCAACCTATTGCAAGCATTGGCGTCTGCTCATTTACTAGGAGTATCTCAGGAAATGCTGCGCAAAAAAGCCCTCACCTTCTTCCCGGACTTTCTGCAAAGCCCTGGCCGGTTCAATAAAATCGATCAAGATGGAAGAACAATTATCGTTGATTATGCACATAATACGGCTGGTCTCAAAGCCATCTATAACACGCTCAAAGCGATTCCTTGTGAGCGGTTGATCACTGCTGTATCAGCACCGGGCGACCGGTTGAATGAAGATATTCGAAATATGGCTGAAATCATCGGGTATGAAACCGATATTGTCGTGATAAAAGAAGATGGGAACTTGCGAGGCAGGAAACCGAAGGAAGTGGCGGCTATTCTAGATGAAGTGTTAGCTAAACGGCTGCCTTCAAGCCGCAGAATCATTGAGCTTAATGAAATTCAGGCGTTCCAAAAAGCATGGGAAACCTCAAAGCCAGGGGATCTGCTTTTGTTCCTTTACGATTCATTCAGCTCGGTGGAAAGCTACTTTAAGGAACATAAACGGAAACGTCCCGAATTCGCTGACAGATACCGAAAAACCTCTTCACTATAG
- a CDS encoding DUF3905 domain-containing protein, which produces MGKEKDGNPSIDGTLPHQANAPVFENVDEDKRKPFVNQYGVTIGDSHYESENSPLENWSDETDPDVMSGDDWIHPYNDIGWNSTENRELAEENRIPKGSPFMHPTKDVSYARD; this is translated from the coding sequence ATGGGTAAAGAAAAAGATGGAAATCCATCAATTGACGGAACGTTGCCTCATCAAGCTAACGCACCTGTTTTTGAAAATGTTGATGAAGACAAACGGAAACCTTTTGTCAATCAATACGGGGTAACGATTGGGGACAGTCATTACGAATCGGAAAACTCTCCGCTTGAAAACTGGAGTGATGAAACCGATCCTGACGTCATGTCTGGAGATGATTGGATTCATCCGTATAATGACATCGGTTGGAATTCAACTGAAAACAGGGAACTAGCTGAAGAGAACCGCATACCCAAAGGAAGTCCTTTCATGCATCCGACAAAAGATGTAAGCTATGCAAGGGACTGA
- a CDS encoding cyanophycinase: MTNKGSGDLFIIGGNEDKEGDLEILSIFVEDTKISGGTIGVLTTPTGYPEEVGGEYQDIFMKLGASKVDLLHIDTREKAEDESFTKPVNRLSALFITGGDQNRLSSIIGGTTFFKEVQKAWQNGMIIAGTSAGAAIMSRHMIVSGKTKLKHDKVHVEIGVGFGFLEDVVIDQHFSQRARFGRLLYAIAQNPQVIGVGIDENTAIWVKDGGRYFEVIGEHSVTVIDGCKLSFVDIADEAESDEVTITGVQMHSIAKGYQFDLENRKLIKKEKGSTQ; the protein is encoded by the coding sequence GTGACAAACAAAGGCAGCGGGGACTTATTCATTATCGGCGGAAATGAAGATAAGGAAGGCGATCTGGAAATCTTATCGATTTTCGTTGAAGACACGAAAATTAGCGGTGGCACAATCGGTGTTCTTACGACTCCAACTGGATATCCAGAAGAAGTAGGAGGAGAATACCAGGATATTTTTATGAAACTAGGGGCCTCTAAGGTGGATCTATTACATATTGATACCCGTGAAAAAGCTGAAGACGAATCATTCACAAAGCCGGTCAATAGACTGTCAGCTCTTTTCATCACTGGTGGTGACCAAAATCGATTATCGAGCATCATTGGCGGTACTACTTTTTTCAAAGAAGTTCAAAAAGCCTGGCAAAACGGAATGATCATAGCAGGTACAAGCGCAGGAGCAGCGATCATGAGCAGGCATATGATCGTATCTGGGAAGACCAAACTGAAGCATGATAAGGTCCACGTTGAAATTGGTGTAGGGTTTGGATTCCTCGAAGATGTCGTCATCGACCAGCACTTTTCGCAGAGAGCCCGCTTTGGCCGTCTATTATATGCCATTGCGCAAAACCCTCAGGTAATTGGAGTAGGAATTGATGAAAACACAGCCATCTGGGTTAAGGATGGCGGCAGGTACTTTGAAGTGATTGGTGAGCATTCCGTAACTGTAATAGATGGTTGCAAACTTTCATTTGTCGATATTGCAGACGAAGCCGAAAGTGATGAAGTCACGATTACGGGTGTCCAGATGCATTCCATTGCAAAAGGCTATCAATTTGACTTGGAGAACCGAAAGTTAATCAAGAAAGAGAAGGGATCTACCCAATGA
- a CDS encoding Ger(x)C family spore germination protein: MKRFISLITIFSLLLTGCTPDKEILDDINLVTLIGFERVDRQTQGTTVVPQYQPDGSINNDYFTAVGEFGKDIGQKLNLQTQRPLASGKIEIVLFGKEFAEGGVIETSDAFRRDPSVSANLKLAVYDGNAHDFIMEHRLPNQDLGMALTRLIEQNSKQETFPPTNIHLFFRAFFTEGKDSFLPLLGVKERNVYLKGISLFKKGKMVGELPASDLYLFTLLHNGFKNGSLVANVKELKGQVSLGHIDAEPKIEFKGDVDSPEVTYNINLKAVINEYSGDIKGIEKKVNLIEKSVNKELKNKAESLIKSLQEQNLDPLGVGKSASAHYRNWNEKEWNEIYPDLKVKVNFNTNILESGVMR; this comes from the coding sequence ATGAAAAGATTTATATCGTTGATTACGATCTTTAGCTTACTTCTTACAGGCTGTACGCCTGATAAAGAAATACTTGATGATATCAACCTGGTCACTCTGATTGGTTTTGAAAGAGTCGATAGACAAACACAAGGAACAACGGTTGTCCCACAATACCAGCCTGATGGATCGATTAATAATGATTACTTTACTGCTGTCGGTGAATTCGGCAAAGATATCGGACAAAAATTAAATTTACAGACACAACGCCCTCTCGCCAGCGGAAAGATTGAGATCGTTTTGTTCGGAAAGGAATTTGCAGAAGGAGGTGTCATTGAAACGAGTGATGCATTTCGTAGGGATCCGAGCGTCAGTGCGAATTTAAAGCTGGCAGTTTATGATGGAAATGCGCACGATTTCATCATGGAACATAGACTACCTAACCAGGATCTTGGGATGGCCTTGACAAGATTGATCGAACAAAATTCAAAACAAGAAACGTTTCCCCCTACTAACATACACCTTTTTTTCAGAGCATTTTTCACAGAAGGTAAAGATTCATTTTTACCTTTATTGGGGGTAAAAGAAAGGAATGTCTATTTGAAAGGGATCAGTCTGTTCAAGAAAGGAAAGATGGTAGGGGAATTACCTGCCTCCGATCTATATTTGTTCACCCTTCTTCATAATGGTTTCAAAAATGGCAGCTTAGTCGCAAATGTAAAAGAGCTAAAAGGACAAGTTTCGTTAGGGCACATCGATGCCGAACCCAAAATTGAATTCAAGGGAGATGTGGATTCACCAGAAGTTACTTATAATATCAATTTGAAAGCGGTCATAAATGAATACTCAGGTGATATCAAAGGAATAGAAAAAAAGGTGAACCTTATTGAAAAATCAGTCAACAAAGAATTAAAAAACAAAGCGGAAAGTCTAATCAAGTCATTGCAAGAACAAAACTTGGATCCATTAGGGGTTGGGAAAAGTGCAAGTGCACATTACCGTAATTGGAATGAAAAGGAGTGGAATGAGATTTACCCAGATCTTAAAGTAAAGGTGAACTTCAATACCAATATCCTTGAGTCCGGGGTCATGCGATGA
- a CDS encoding spore germination protein has translation MIKKLLQKWTDSSQIQNEKGGNEPHTLSDIYELASNSNDFEQFEIVNESSTIHISYIKTLVDMDTLHRDILPYIQREKQWKLEDLKRDIPIDNILQSDKIPEIKEKLLAGYIILQLDRNSDECLLIKALSASNREVAAPEIEFSVLGPKEAFVESLDTNLHLIRKRLPTLHLTVDEMRIGTTSKTLVSVLYIKGIANEENINTVLQRIEDIDFDQILDSSFITQLIADNQNSPFPQLIDSERPDRVSAALAEGKIAILTEGSPHALIGPTTLIEFFSSFEDYFLNWHVASTFRVIRMFSVMFSVLATPIYVAVLTFHYELIPKDLLGILITSRSNIPFPPIIEAIILELAIELLREAGARLPTKVGQTIGIVGGIVIGTASVEAGLTSNVLLIIVALAALASFTTPVYKMGNTIRLIRFPFLFFAQFWGLLGIMICFCFLLVHLLRLESLGRPYMEPLFPPRVQDLKDTIIRLPFSAQSLRPINLQTEDTKRFKKQKAKQKKDIDE, from the coding sequence ATGATAAAGAAACTGCTTCAGAAGTGGACGGACTCTTCCCAAATACAAAATGAAAAAGGTGGAAATGAACCTCATACCCTTTCTGATATCTATGAATTAGCTTCTAATTCCAATGATTTTGAACAGTTTGAAATAGTGAATGAAAGCAGTACGATCCATATTTCTTATATAAAGACACTGGTTGATATGGACACACTACACCGTGACATTCTTCCTTATATCCAACGTGAGAAACAATGGAAGTTAGAAGATTTAAAAAGGGATATTCCAATTGATAACATTCTTCAATCAGATAAGATACCAGAAATAAAGGAAAAACTCCTTGCTGGTTATATCATTCTTCAATTGGATCGTAACTCTGATGAATGTTTATTGATAAAGGCTCTTTCTGCTTCGAATAGAGAAGTTGCGGCACCCGAAATAGAATTCAGCGTTTTAGGACCTAAAGAAGCATTTGTTGAATCCCTTGACACAAATTTGCATCTAATCCGAAAAAGATTACCCACATTACACCTGACTGTTGATGAAATGAGAATTGGAACGACTTCGAAAACATTGGTGAGTGTACTTTATATAAAAGGTATTGCTAATGAAGAGAATATCAATACTGTACTACAAAGGATAGAGGATATCGACTTTGATCAGATTTTGGACAGTTCGTTTATCACACAACTGATAGCAGACAATCAAAATTCACCCTTTCCTCAGTTGATCGATTCTGAGAGACCCGATCGTGTTTCAGCAGCATTGGCAGAAGGCAAAATCGCAATTCTTACGGAAGGTTCTCCGCATGCGTTGATCGGTCCGACAACCCTCATCGAGTTTTTTTCATCGTTTGAAGATTATTTTTTGAACTGGCACGTCGCGAGCACCTTCCGGGTCATAAGAATGTTTTCAGTCATGTTCTCTGTTTTAGCTACACCGATCTATGTTGCTGTGTTGACATTTCATTATGAATTGATCCCGAAAGACCTGTTGGGAATACTGATTACTTCGCGGAGTAATATCCCATTTCCACCTATAATAGAAGCGATCATACTCGAACTCGCAATTGAATTGTTGCGTGAGGCAGGAGCACGATTACCGACGAAAGTCGGGCAGACGATCGGTATCGTAGGGGGTATCGTCATTGGAACAGCCTCGGTTGAAGCAGGTCTGACGAGTAATGTCCTCCTTATCATTGTCGCTCTTGCCGCACTAGCTTCTTTTACGACCCCGGTTTATAAAATGGGTAACACCATCCGGTTGATCCGATTTCCTTTTTTGTTCTTTGCACAATTTTGGGGGTTATTGGGAATCATGATTTGTTTCTGTTTCTTGCTTGTCCATCTATTACGCCTTGAATCTCTTGGAAGGCCATACATGGAGCCACTTTTCCCCCCAAGAGTTCAAGATTTGAAGGATACGATTATACGTCTTCCGTTCTCTGCACAATCCTTACGCCCGATCAATTTACAAACTGAGGACACAAAGCGCTTCAAAAAACAAAAGGCAAAGCAAAAAAAAGATATAGATGAATAG
- a CDS encoding spore germination protein: MSSNIKERYKVSAGMAFFLIHTMQVGIGLLGYQRYIAKNAEYDSWISIIITGLSIHLILWMMYTMLNKENGDLVAIHARAYGQRLGKFFSFLFAVYFLLMAVTVLRSYLEVVQVWMFPDMNQPFFLLVFITLIYYTVSAGFRTVAGIAFFGVTLPLVLILFLYFPLQYSDWDYLQPVFNHSIKDILLSSKVATLEFIGFEVILILYPFLKNAEKSQKWSHYGILFSTFLYVVVAVVSFSYFSQEQLGRTIWATLSMFKIAEFPFVERFEYIAIMIWALITFPNICISLWCAGRTLKRTFSIRQRSSLIGMLLIVYTLQLLITDREMVDMFMTAVSRLGFYLIYFYTPFLFIIFHLQSRRRRER; the protein is encoded by the coding sequence ATGAGCAGCAATATAAAAGAACGTTATAAAGTCTCGGCAGGCATGGCGTTTTTCCTGATTCATACGATGCAAGTCGGCATCGGTCTTTTAGGATACCAACGGTATATAGCCAAAAACGCCGAGTATGATTCATGGATATCAATCATCATTACAGGTCTTTCCATCCATCTGATCCTATGGATGATGTATACGATGTTAAATAAGGAGAACGGAGATTTAGTTGCAATCCATGCACGTGCATATGGTCAACGTTTGGGTAAATTTTTCAGCTTCCTATTTGCGGTCTATTTCTTATTGATGGCTGTCACTGTCCTGCGCAGTTATCTCGAAGTTGTTCAAGTCTGGATGTTCCCAGATATGAACCAGCCTTTTTTCCTTTTGGTCTTCATCACTCTCATTTATTATACGGTATCAGCAGGTTTCAGGACCGTAGCGGGAATCGCATTTTTCGGTGTCACACTTCCTCTAGTCCTTATTTTGTTTTTATATTTTCCATTACAGTATAGTGATTGGGACTACCTTCAACCGGTTTTCAATCATTCGATCAAAGATATCTTATTATCTTCTAAGGTAGCAACACTGGAGTTTATTGGATTTGAAGTAATCCTGATCCTGTATCCTTTTCTCAAAAATGCTGAGAAATCACAAAAATGGAGCCATTACGGTATCCTTTTTTCAACCTTCCTCTATGTCGTCGTTGCAGTGGTGTCGTTCTCATATTTTAGCCAAGAACAGCTCGGAAGGACGATTTGGGCTACGTTAAGCATGTTTAAGATTGCGGAATTTCCATTTGTTGAACGCTTCGAATATATCGCCATAATGATATGGGCATTAATCACATTTCCAAACATCTGCATTAGTTTATGGTGTGCCGGCCGTACCCTTAAACGGACATTCAGCATAAGGCAAAGGAGTTCATTGATAGGCATGCTCCTTATTGTTTATACTCTTCAGCTTTTGATAACCGACCGTGAAATGGTAGATATGTTCATGACTGCCGTATCCAGATTAGGATTTTATTTGATTTATTTCTATACCCCCTTCCTATTCATCATCTTTCATCTCCAATCACGAAGGAGGCGAGAACGATGA